One Magnetococcales bacterium genomic window, CAGTTTTTGTCAGCTGACCGGGGGGAGGTGGGGGCTAAAGTGGATGATGTTTTGCGTGGTGCCGACTCCTGGAAATTTGAGGTTGCCAGGGCGCTTGCCGTGAAGGCAGGCAGGAGGCCAAGCCCCCCCCAAAGCAGGATTCCCACGAGTCGCATCACCTGCCGCCTCCTCTGTTGCGGATTATCCATCATGGCTTTTGAAAGACGCATCAGTGGTCATGTCACGGCTCCCCAGGGTATTAAATTTTAGTCAGATGTAGCCAGCCGACCAATGGGAAATTTGAGCACGATCAGGGGCAATTCTTCAAGAGTTGATAGACACTCTTTTTTGATAACCTCCCCGCTGGGTGAGTGGTTTTTGTTCTTGGGGATGGCGGCTCCAGGCTCGGGAGTATCCTGCAAGTGGCGTATATAGCACTTCTATCTCAAAATTGGACACTCTTCCCTGACTCGTCATCCCCGCGAAGGCGGGGATCCAGGGAGTTGATGATTGCCCTCAAGGAAAAACCAAATCTTCAAGAAAGGCCGGTATTTTGCTGAAAGTGATGCAAGATTTGGAAAAGGTTTGCGCCAGACTCCCTGGATTCCCGCATTCGCGAGAATGACGGTAAAAATGCAACGGCATATGTCCAATTCTTGATTTGAATGGCTATATAAGTTTATCCAGGCCGTCTGGCAATCACCACACAGGAGATGAGCATTTTTCGTTTCAGGGCCTGCTCCAGGGTAAAACCGGTCGCGGGAAATTGACGGGTGATTTCGATCTCAAAGCCTGCCCCGGCCACCAGGGAAGTGACCCCTTCCAGATCATGAAGTTGATAGATGTGGTCTGGGGCCGGGCTGTTGACCGGCAGGCCGACAAACAGGCGGCCACCGGGTTTTAGCACCGAGTAGAGATGTCTTAGGGCCTTTTCGGGGTGCTCCAGATGTTCCAAAACTTCGTTGATGGTGAGGGTGTCGAAGGGCTCATCAATGGGGGGAAGGGGCGCTTGGATATCCCGTTCAAGCAGGGGCGGGGGTTGGTCGAGGCCCAGGCTTTTGAGAGCGTTTCGGGTCATGTCGAGACTGGTGGCGCTGATATCCCACCCTTCGGCCTGGTGGCAGCGTGGGTCGGCGGCGGCCAGATGGAGATAAAAACCGTGTCCGGGCCCCACCTCCAGATGGCGAAAAGGGGTGGGTGCCAGAGCCAAAAAATCCCGCTCAAAGCTCAAACGGGAATGGACATGATTGCTGAAGAGCACCCCGGAAAGCAGCAACCCACGCATATAGAGGGTCATCTTTTCCCGGTCGCTGTAGAGATCCTGCTGCACCTGGGCGAAGGAACTCAATCGATAGCGCCCGGTACGACGAAAGTGGAGCTCCTCTTCCAAAAACCGATCGCACATCCAGCGATAGCCCTGGATGAAGGGGGTCAGATCTGGGCCACTCAAGCGCAGGACAGCATCTGCCTGGGAGAGAAGATGGGGCCAATCTCGGGCTTCATAGCGGTCAAACCCCCGCTGCAAAAAAGGGGCGTGCTCGGGCCAGATGGCGAGCAGTTGGGTGAGAATGGTCTCCAGAGATTTGGCTTCCGGGGCCGATAGACGGGATTGCAGTTCAGGGGAGAAGGCCATGGCGCTTTCCTGCCGGGGTGGGCCGTGAAGAGTGAAATGAAGGGGACGGTTCCTGGCTGGAAAGGGTCATGCCGGGTCAGTGCATTGCAGCAGTTCGATCACCCCAAAGCCCGCCACCATGAAAAAGGCCACCAAACGGTGATCGAAGAGGATGGCGGGTTTGGGGGGGGCGAGGGGCAGCAACCGATTGCCAGCGGCTTCCAGTTCAGCCACAGCGGCTTCGATAGAGGCCACCTCATAGCAGGTGTGGTAGATGTGGCTGCGGTTTTTTTTAATGAGAGCATCAATGGGGGAAGGCTCCTCGCCGGGGGAGATGATCTCCACATCCGGCATCACCTCCGAGCGGCCCCAGCTGAGATGGACCTTTTGCAAGGGATCCCAGATCGTCTCCCCGAAACGGTAGCCGAGCCCGGTCAAAAACCGTTGGGCCTCCTCCGGTGTGGGAGTGGCCAGCCCCAGATGGTGAAAGGTTAGCTGGATATCAGCCATGCCTGCTCCTCAATGACGCCTTGGGTGTTGATATGGCAGTTCTATTTAAAAGTTGGACATGCTCTTCTGATTCGTCATCCCCGCGAAGGCGGGGATCCAGAAAGTCCAGCACAAATGTTTCCTGATTTTGCGTTACTTTTAGCCCGCGTCAGGCGTCTTATAAGAATAATAAAGTTTCTTTTGAGTACAAACTTTACCTCCCCTGGATTCCCGCTTTCGCGGGAATGACACCTCAAGGGGGGGACTGATTTTCAGTTGAAATTACAACATCAAAGCACAGTCTCTCGAATTCAGTGGGGCCAGGGTGGATGCTGCGGTCATGGCATCAGCTGGGCGGTTGACTGTCTGCATGTTCTGTTTCCAACAGCCGCCGGGTCATGTGTAGACGCACTTCGGCCCGTTCGGTGAGTTGATGAAAGAGATGGTGGGGACCGGTCGCCTTGGCCACCCGCTCCTGGAGATCTTCTTTCACCTCACCATAAAGATCCAGCAGACGGGCGTCGAATTTTTCCAGGGCGCGTAACAGGGGATCCTTGCGGTGGCGGGCGAGAACCACCTCGGGCGTTTCATTCAGCACGTTGCCAAGGGCGATATGAATGGCGGAAAAGAGGGTCACCAAACCATCGTGGCGCACCATGAGATCGGTATCAAAGGGTTCCTGGGCTCCTCCCCCCCGGCTGAGAATTTCTTCCAGCCAGATTTTTTCCGCGACATATTCACTGGGATCCAAAAACGCTGCCCGGCCATAGGCGTCGATGGTGGAACTCATCAGGTGAATGGGTGAATCCGGATGGCTGGTGAGTACAAAGATCGCATCCCGCAGCACGGCGCCTTGGTGGCTGGGGTCTGTCGGATGGGCTTTTTGTCGCTGGGAGGGGGCGGTGGAGAGTACCTGAATCTGCAAACCCCGCTGCCCAAGCTCACGAGCCAGACGGGCAAACACCCCTTTGCGAAAGAGATCGTTGGAAAAATTGAGGAGGTTTT contains:
- a CDS encoding class I SAM-dependent methyltransferase, with product MAFSPELQSRLSAPEAKSLETILTQLLAIWPEHAPFLQRGFDRYEARDWPHLLSQADAVLRLSGPDLTPFIQGYRWMCDRFLEEELHFRRTGRYRLSSFAQVQQDLYSDREKMTLYMRGLLLSGVLFSNHVHSRLSFERDFLALAPTPFRHLEVGPGHGFYLHLAAADPRCHQAEGWDISATSLDMTRNALKSLGLDQPPPLLERDIQAPLPPIDEPFDTLTINEVLEHLEHPEKALRHLYSVLKPGGRLFVGLPVNSPAPDHIYQLHDLEGVTSLVAGAGFEIEITRQFPATGFTLEQALKRKMLISCVVIARRPG
- a CDS encoding VOC family protein, translated to MADIQLTFHHLGLATPTPEEAQRFLTGLGYRFGETIWDPLQKVHLSWGRSEVMPDVEIISPGEEPSPIDALIKKNRSHIYHTCYEVASIEAAVAELEAAGNRLLPLAPPKPAILFDHRLVAFFMVAGFGVIELLQCTDPA